From the Papaver somniferum cultivar HN1 chromosome 2, ASM357369v1, whole genome shotgun sequence genome, the window ggtccatagattgtgattcttaaaaacaactatgatgggatacgagatatccttgggaacggttttgttccctaaacccacgtggggatccctggggcgagcggatttgatgtgattgatttgattgttcttatggatgtggtgtttccatgtatttgtgatgctattaaccatgctagttgtttttaaaagaattgaaaatgtttgataaaatgttttgttgcttcttttactactgggtgtcacaactcacgtcgtttaatgacaaaaaattccagattttatggcaccacaaggagttaatggcggaaaagcgtagagatcggttttggtgctattattagtagtttgcataggatttatgattgggattgtaataaaatatcatcaactcttttagatgatttaattagttatttattggttattaaagctttaaagattattgggttaatgtataaccaaagaaaacaatgctttgtttagactactctatttgattgaataatggaaatttctggatcatgtcagtttgactgtctatcataattattatataatactttttcgtctcattttttatgttacatgtaaaaatctctcaatatgtacatataaaaatttcataattttctcagttccagaagtatttttaaatcaattgttttcactgtacaaggatcagacgttttctgtcagattcaattttactgaagttgtctattttttttaaatattctatgtcgtgttttagcctttagagtctactgaaaactcaaatatggttcttttatcttttcataatgatcgaccaaagaaaatttgaagttgtgagtgaattgatatgatttttctaaaacgaatcgtcattgttgtacgtttctgcagtactggtcaactactcgtttgactatggtcaaaaggtatttaagataaactaaaaatcctagaaattttattactggaaaggagataagttaggattcagaaaatataattataataatttatggattcgtattggactcagtaaaattatttgagtgacctggcgtcagtttctgttttatgaatctttcttaaaaacgtaattattttggatttaatatggaacttttaacggtgaaattaatttttctgataaagtatatttctttagggttcatgtaaattaaaaatcacgtcaaattaacggttagatgttccgaaaataatttttatgtatccgctgcaacagaatttctgaattaaacataaataaagattaaacaaagaattagtcgtttggacttgggccaagtatggaagtcagggcctgatatttaaggtagcattttggattttgggttttggatttgggttgaaatccaggcccgaaatttgggttgttacagtttggtatcagagctagtctGATCCTTTGGGCAGGCTAGTTTCTGAATAAGTCGGTACGTCTATATGCTtgaatgtgaaattgttcgtgtatctgttgattgttgttgtttgaatgCGTAATAGGTTACACTTCTTTTGCATAGATAATTCTCTCTGTGTTACTTATAATTTAATGTCCTTCAATCAGGACATGTCTCGTCGTACGAATGGTTTAGCCGTCCCACATGATGAGGGTTTCGGTGAGGTTGTTCGTGCTTTGAATGTTGTTGCTCAAGCGATGCAACAACAAGTGAATCTTAATCAGAATTCACCTCCTCCCCCTCCACCACCTAATCAACGAGCTTTGTTAGTTAGAAGGTTTAGTGAACAAAATCTCGATTCCTTTAAAGGTAGTCCTGATCCACTAGTCGCTGAAGATTGGATAGATTAGATTGAGAAAATATTCACCCTATTAGGCGTGAATGACGAGGATAAGCtggatcttgctgtttttaagcTTGAGGGTGAGGCCACTCGCTGGTGGGACTTGACTCGTCGTTCTAGGAATGACGGTCTGTTTACCTGGGTAGAATTTCGACTCGCCTTCCTAAATAAGTACTTTCCACAAACTGCACGAAACCAACGCATGATCGAGTTTATGCAGTTGACTCAGAGAAATATGACCGTAGCACAGTACCAAGCCAAGTTTGAAGAACTTTCTCGTTTTGCTATTCATCTGGTGGAGAATGAAGAGCTGAAGGCTTTTAAGTTTCAGGAGGGACTTAGACCTTCAATTAAGGGTAGGTTGTCTATTTTGAAGATTACCTCTTATATTGAGATAGTGGAAAGAGCGATGATTGCTGAGAGAGACATTGAGGAAGCGACATGGGAATTAGAGCCCGAAATGCGGAGCAAATATCCTGAACTTTTCTAAGGTAACCTCTAAATTTCGTGACGAAATTTCATTTAAGGGGGATAGAGCTGTAAAGCCCGTCCCAAATTTCAAGGGCATTTTTGTCATTTAGTATACAAGGGTAGTTTTGTCATTTCATGAAATAAGGGTAGTATAGTCTTTTCCTGAAATGATATTGCAGTAATATGTGGTTTTATcctctttgattttttttgttgtagttGTACGGCTATGGATTTTTCTAATGGGCCTAATAAGTATTAGTCATTTCTTTTGTTAATGGGCCTTACAAAAGTTATAATATTCATTCGTTTCTTTTTGGCCTAAGATACAAGGAGGCCTTGTAGTTTAGCATATAGTGTCGACCACAAAGTTTAGGTCATTAGTAATCCTTTTAGGTTTAGTATACTATAAATATATAAcacagaagaaaacaaaaaaaaataatacgacGGTGATTAGTTCGTAGAATTGGAGCGGCCTTGATATTAGTTGGTTATTGATCTCATTACTGTTCTTCCTAAGGATTATTGCTagcgtttgaggtaggcgcaacacaatcaaaaaccttctttttatttaagtttcttttaattaattttattttgtaagttttgattcatatatgaatgataatcgatgttgtgagtatgattatgtatgttgggctgcggtccatagattgtgattcttaaaaacaactatgatgggatactagatatccttgggaacggttttgttccctaaacccacatggggctccctggggcgagcggatttgatgtgattgatttgattgttcttatggatgtggtgtttccatgtatttgtgatgctattaaccatgctagttgtttttaaaagaattgaaaatgtttgataaaatgttttgttgcttcttttcctactgggtgtcacaactcacgtcgtttaatgacaaaaaattccagattttatggcaccacaaggagttaatggcggaaaagcgtagagatcggttttggtgctattattagtagtttgcataggatttatgattgggattgtaataaaatatcatcaactcttttagatgatttaattagttatttattggttattaaagctttaaagattattgggttaatgtataaccaaagaaaacaatgctttgtttagactactctatttgattgaataatggaaatttctggatcatgtcagtttgactgtctatcataattattatataatacgttttcgtctcatttttttatgttacatgtaaaaatctctcaatatgtacatataaaaatttcataattttctcagttccagaagtatttttaaatcaattgttttcactgtacaaggatcagacgttttctgtcagattcaattttactgaagttgtctatttttttaaaatattctatggcatgttttagcctttagagtctactgaaaactcaaagatggttcttttatattttcataatgatcgaccaaagaaaatttgaagttgtgagtgaattgatatgatttttctaaaacgaatcgtcactgttgtacgtttctgcagtactggtcaactactcgtttgatggtcaaaaggtatttaagataaactaaaaatcctagaaattttattactggaaaggcgataagttaggattcagaaaatataattataataatttatggattcgtattggactcagtaaaattatttgagtgacctggcgtcagtttctgttttatgaatctttcttaaaaacgtaattattttggatttaatctggaacttttaacggtgaaattaatttttatgataaattatatttctttagggttcatgtaaattaaaaatcacgtcaaattaacggttagatgttccgaaaataatttttatgtatccgctgcaacagaatttctgaattaaacataagtaaagattaaacaaagaattagtcgtttggacttgggctaagtatggaagtcagggcctgatatttaaggtagcattttggattttgggttttggatttgggttgaaatccaggcCCGAAATTTGGGTTGGTacaatatcaaagagttaatatctcaatctctcgatttgatctttgctcaagcaaatggaaatctgcgagtctttatcaaatactagagagataaacttagatggtaccaaagaccaatatccaagtgtcaatcaatttaaatcaacaagcaagggttggatattctaattgattgatcttaacgcacaacctgtgatatttcaattatataacaaaatataatgcggaatagaaataacacagacaccagaaattttcttaacgaggaaaccgcaaatgcagaaaaaccctgggacctagtctagattaaacaccacactgtattaacccactacacacactagcctactacaaactaacttcagtctggactgtagttgaaccctaatcaatatcacactgattcaaggtacacttgcgctccttacgtctctaatcccggcagaatactacgcacttgattcccttagctgatatcacccacaaacaatagttgctacgacccaaagtcgaagactttaataaaaaaaattgtatcacacaaaaaagtctacgataatagataaatctgtctcccacagataaacctaagagcgtcttttgataaaatcaaggtgaacgggaactaaTCGATAACtcgaacttatattcccaaagaaaagcctagaattatcaatcacctcacaataatctaaatcatatggtagcgaaactagatattgcggaatcagaaacgatgagacgaagatgtttgtgatttctttttatcttgccctatcggagatataatctcaagtcaattattcaattgaacttgtacgatagaaaaaggcaagatcagatcgctcaactacaagagaagtagtttcatttggcttcacagtcccagtgaagtctttcagtcatcaacctacagggtctcgagaagaaacctaaggttaaaggagaaccgactctagcaaaaccaactagtatcacacagggggtgtgggattagtttttctagttgTTATATGTCTCCTTcatgtagttttcaaatcagggtttgcaatctaagttaccttggtaacaaagcattcaatattcaccgttagatgaaaaacctgatttaaccaagctaatatatttcaaccgttagatcgaaacttagcttgtcacacacaaataaaatgcatttcatttaggtttaagtaaccgtacctaaacgtgtacacttggttggttcacaaatagttaaccaatggttagccatatgagcactttcatattaaccgtattcatcttcttcataactagttcaaatgacttcaaaagaactagttgaagagttgttcaattacttaggtctttatgcatagacacaattgaagcaaaatcggtttgattcacttgaatcaattcatgaaaaatatagtcatggtttgcaaagattgcattccttattgatttattgtttaaattcatgaacttctgatttgataaatataaccagcttgggtacgcgtacgggtacgtataccatagctaccagatttgagttaaCAAACCTGGCATGGAAATTTTCGGTAGAAAATTTCCGTCCCCGTACgggtacttaaggtgactggtttaacagttttcaaacttacaaactcagtagaaattttcggtttgaaaacttctgcgggtacgcgtacccaacctttctccttcaccaataccgtatgcacacatatgcacacacttggttttcggcacatggatttatacactaatgtgcgaacacactatatatgcttatatccatagttggttacgtaatctcaactctacatttcaatcattgaaatattcttctataatgttataacagttgttattcacaactatcatcatcaaagctattttcaagattgaaacgtcatcatgactttcgtcacaggttaagatgaaaagtggttaaagagaaagcttaccaacacatatttcgagaaaaagataggcgagtaaactcggctcggaatagcaaatatgtatgtatgaaaactatcatacttatacgactttgtctcaagaataggagacagagaggtagacttttgagtgatagataagtttaagtctccacataccttttagtcggatgaagttctaccggttccttgagtagttcttcgtcttcgtaagatgatcgtcgtggagtatggagctcaactacacttaactgtcctaatccgagacttagctataagtagtctagaaatcaaaacatatagttttgacaactaaacttgacaaacatgcttgagatagaaacgcatgcgagttcgaccgagcaatgctctaaaatgagttttgattcactaaaatatgaaaaccaaacttgacataccaactcttggtgggttcaaccgatctatgctctaacacttgggatatcttagaaaccgtatttgaagggaatacatgTGAAAAAGAAGCCAGTctttaaaacctaaattctgactgggaaaacctttgtatggcagatgaagattcatttgatgagtttaatcgcaaagtgtctgaaattgttaatgcatcttttgcattgggtaagactattcctgaaaaggacattgtgatgaaaattctcagatcgctgccatctagatacgattctaagaagcatgccatagttgagggaaataaccttgatactctttccagaagttCTCTTGTTGAAAAGTTAAAATtacttgatcatgatcagaatacagtcagaACGTCTGCGTTCAATGCTGTGACCATTACAAGTGAAGCTTCTAACTTTtcatgggctgatgaatgttattCTAATCAATATGATCCTAACAGATCAATGATTACACAAAACATCAAGAATATtatgaagaaaaacaagagatccGAGAGAATGTCTTCCCTCTCTAATGCTTTTGATGATTCAGTTCAAGAAGTATATCAGAGTGTCAATGATATACATACTCTCAGAGTGTCAATGATATCTCAGAGAAGTATCTCAGAGTATCTTCTCTCTCTAATGCTTTTGATGATTCAGTTCAAGAAGTATCTCAGAGTGTCAATGATATACATGCTTTTGATGATTCAGTTCAAGAAGTATCTTAGACTGTCTTCTCTCTCTAATGCATGATCAGAATTTTCAGCCTTCTCGACAGAAGTTTCTATTAACTCAAATTGTGATTCAGGAtgcgagtctgacactgagattttagaattcttggataaaagtgaagaaattcacaaagaaatcttcaactaaagattctattggagaaacttgaatcatcacttcaggtgaaaactGTTGAGATCGATTGTCttgatgatgaattcaccagaaccctatctctgaaagaaaaagagattaattctctcaaatgtgacctgcaaaggttgtcaggaAGCTCCACCAAGATTTCAACAATGTTATTTGTTCAAAAGGCTTTTGGGAATACAAAAGGTTTTGGGTTCAAAAATAAGAATGTGAGCACAATCAACTCGTTTGTTCCAGCCGGTTCTGGAACATCTAGTCTcgaaagttgtgataaacaggagtcCTACAAAGCAAACACTCTTCTCTGTTGTGCTCGTTTTGTGGAAGTACaagtcatgttcaaagtaagtgttggaaactcaagaagaataacaaaagaatttcaaaactttaaaatgacatgcaaaggatgaatctgaCTCTGGAAAAACAGCAAACGCCTGAGTACAAGAAGAAGATGTCTAAAAGAATcagagtcagacgaggtaagTCGGTTTATTCAACAAACCTTGATATGTCACCTTGTGACACAAGAAGTGAACATTTTGTTCACTGCATTACTATCTAGTCATAGTAGTGTAATGTATCCTTATTTTTGACTTGAGAATAAGGATCACATCAAAGTTGTTCAAGTCCTGTAAAATATGGTGGTTATTTCTCATTGGTCTATTTATAACTAAAAGTTATTTTGAGCAATTGGATATTTTGTTGTTaagatagataatggatcatgaaccgtgaagactttttcaaagttTCTCTTGGGCTAGTTATCCTATAAGTCTATTTATGTTCATTTGTAATCAAAATCGtacttcactttttttttctttgaaagatacagtctcatggcacctgtttagagcatagctcgattgaatccaccaagcgttggtatgtcaagtttggttgtcatattttagtgagacaaaactcattttaagagttcttgattatgtactagagtcaacttcgtataggatagcttgaaagtattaggatatgagacattacaagtattgcgaagacttgaagaagtgaagaagtaaggagctacaacgacaacatcatccttccacttgaggttagtgatat encodes:
- the LOC113351666 gene encoding uncharacterized protein LOC113351666, coding for MSRRTNGLAVPHDEGFGEVVRALNVVAQAMQQQVNLNQNSPPPPPPPNQRALLVRRFSEQNLDSFKGVNDEDKLDLAVFKLEGEATRWWDLTRRSRNDGLFTWVEFRLAFLNKYFPQTARNQRMIEFMQLTQRNMTVAQYQAKFEELSRFAIHLVENEELKAFKFQEGLRPSIKGRLSILKITSYIEIVERAMIAERDIEEATWELEPEMRSKYPELF